In Firmicutes bacterium ASF500, a single genomic region encodes these proteins:
- the yfcA gene encoding putative membrane transporter protein YfcA gives MELAELAHIWIIVCPLVFLGGLIDAVAGGGGLITLPAYLIAGLPAHLASGTNKCGNAFGTFLSTGRFLKRGDVHMPSALAGAAGALVGAWVGAQLNLVMPEQMLYYIMLAVVPVMALFLLFKQDFGQEDQSRGLSRGQLMAMAVGIGLVIGGYDGFFGPGAGTFLMLAFTGLCRFDLLTASGNTKVANSASNLASLVTFALAGKVMWAVGIPAALCGIAGNYVGSGLALKGGAKVIRPMFFVVLLLLLIRLIYDLAM, from the coding sequence ATGGAATTGGCAGAGCTGGCACATATTTGGATCATTGTCTGCCCGCTGGTATTTCTGGGCGGGCTCATCGACGCGGTGGCCGGAGGAGGGGGGCTCATCACCCTGCCGGCCTACCTGATCGCGGGCCTGCCCGCCCACCTGGCCTCCGGGACCAACAAGTGCGGCAACGCTTTCGGCACCTTTTTGTCCACCGGCCGGTTTTTGAAGCGGGGGGACGTACATATGCCCAGCGCCCTGGCCGGGGCGGCGGGGGCGCTGGTGGGGGCCTGGGTGGGGGCGCAGCTCAACCTGGTCATGCCGGAGCAGATGCTGTACTACATCATGCTGGCGGTGGTGCCGGTAATGGCCCTGTTTCTGCTGTTCAAGCAGGACTTCGGCCAGGAGGACCAGTCCAGAGGGCTGAGCCGGGGCCAGCTGATGGCAATGGCTGTGGGTATCGGGCTGGTCATCGGGGGCTACGACGGCTTCTTCGGCCCGGGAGCGGGCACCTTTTTGATGCTGGCCTTTACCGGCCTGTGCCGGTTTGATCTGCTCACCGCCTCGGGCAACACCAAGGTAGCCAATTCGGCCAGCAATCTGGCCTCGCTGGTCACCTTCGCCCTCGCGGGGAAGGTGATGTGGGCGGTGGGCATCCCCGCTGCCCTGTGCGGTATCGCCGGCAACTATGTGGGCTCCGGCCTGGCCCTGAAGGGCGGGGCCAAGGTCATCCGCCCCATGTTCTTCGTGGTGCTCCTTCTGCTCCTGATCCGGTTGATTTACGATCTGGCAATGTGA
- a CDS encoding putative AAA domain-containing protein: MAYRPLADEIRPTSLDEVVGQRHILGKDGLLRRIVEGGNVPNLIFYGPSGTGKTTVANIIAQKTNRPLHRLNATTASISDIKDIMADIGTLLAPEGVLLYLDEIQYFNKKQQQSLLEFMEDGRITLIASTTENPFFAVFGAVLSRASVFEFKQITAQDVLPAIDRGIAIMGQRLGAEVQCEEGVREHIASACGGDVRKAMNAIELLLTAARREQGKLLVTLEDAQTAAQKSAMRYDREGDAHFDIASALMKSLRGSDPDAALHYLARLLEAGDLITAIRRILCSASEDIGMAYPMAVPIVKACVDNALQLGLPEAKLPLAEAVILLATAPKSNTACMAIDAALADVRAGRTGSIPRELQNVHADSAGQERAQGYKYPHSFPWHWVAQQYLPDELVGTCYYQYGDNKTEQAAKRYWEEIKGER, from the coding sequence ATGGCATACCGCCCCTTGGCGGACGAGATACGGCCCACCAGCCTGGACGAGGTGGTGGGCCAGAGACATATTTTGGGTAAGGACGGCCTGCTCCGGCGGATTGTGGAGGGGGGAAACGTCCCCAACCTGATCTTCTACGGCCCTTCGGGGACGGGCAAGACCACTGTAGCCAACATTATCGCCCAAAAGACCAACCGGCCCCTCCACCGGCTCAACGCCACCACCGCCTCCATCTCCGACATCAAAGATATTATGGCGGACATCGGCACCCTGTTGGCTCCGGAGGGGGTTCTCCTCTATCTGGACGAGATCCAGTATTTTAACAAGAAGCAGCAGCAGTCCCTCCTGGAGTTTATGGAGGACGGGCGGATCACCCTCATCGCCTCCACCACGGAAAATCCCTTCTTCGCCGTCTTTGGGGCGGTGCTGTCCCGGGCCAGTGTGTTCGAGTTTAAGCAGATCACCGCTCAGGACGTGCTCCCCGCCATCGACCGGGGGATTGCTATTATGGGACAGCGGCTGGGGGCGGAGGTCCAGTGCGAGGAGGGCGTCCGGGAGCACATCGCCTCCGCCTGCGGGGGAGATGTGCGCAAGGCCATGAACGCCATCGAGCTCCTGCTCACTGCTGCCAGGCGGGAGCAAGGAAAACTCCTTGTCACCCTGGAGGACGCCCAGACCGCCGCCCAGAAGTCAGCTATGCGCTACGACCGGGAGGGGGACGCCCACTTCGACATCGCCTCCGCCCTGATGAAGTCCCTCCGGGGCTCCGACCCGGACGCCGCCCTCCACTATCTGGCCCGGCTGTTGGAGGCGGGGGACCTGATTACCGCCATCCGGCGGATTCTGTGCTCCGCCAGCGAGGACATCGGGATGGCCTATCCTATGGCTGTGCCCATCGTGAAGGCCTGCGTGGACAACGCCCTCCAGCTGGGCCTGCCCGAGGCCAAGCTGCCTCTGGCGGAGGCGGTGATTCTGCTGGCCACCGCTCCCAAGTCCAACACCGCCTGTATGGCCATCGACGCCGCTCTGGCCGATGTGCGGGCTGGGCGCACCGGGAGCATCCCCCGGGAGCTGCAAAACGTTCACGCCGACTCCGCCGGTCAGGAGCGGGCGCAGGGGTACAAGTACCCCCACAGCTTCCCCTGGCACTGGGTGGCCCAGCAGTATTTACCCGACGAGCTGGTGGGGACCTGCTACTATCAATACGGCGACAACAAAACCGAACAGGCCGCCAAGCGGTACTGGGAGGAAATTAAGGGAGAGAGATAG